One Mycobacterium kubicae genomic window carries:
- a CDS encoding (deoxy)nucleoside triphosphate pyrophosphohydrolase, protein MATQIVVAGAIIAGAKVLVAQRLAPPELAGRWELPGGKVTPGETEPAALARELAEELDLHATDVAVGERLGEDVVLNDSMTLRAYHVRLLRGEPRPRDHQALRWVTAAQLHDVDWVPADRGWLPDLARAL, encoded by the coding sequence ATGGCCACCCAGATCGTCGTAGCCGGGGCCATCATCGCCGGTGCCAAGGTCTTGGTGGCGCAGCGGCTCGCGCCCCCGGAGCTGGCCGGCCGTTGGGAACTGCCCGGCGGCAAGGTCACCCCGGGGGAGACCGAACCGGCCGCGCTGGCCCGTGAGTTGGCCGAGGAATTGGACCTCCACGCCACCGACGTGGCAGTGGGCGAGCGCCTGGGCGAGGACGTCGTACTGAACGACTCCATGACGTTGCGCGCCTACCACGTTCGGCTGCTGCGCGGTGAGCCCCGCCCACGCGACCACCAGGCGCTGCGCTGGGTCACCGCCGCCCAACTGCATGACGTCGACTGGGTGCCGGCGGACCGCGGCTGGCTACCCGACCTGGCCCGAGCGCTCTAA
- a CDS encoding DUF3761 domain-containing protein: protein MPAKNVGNLTDRRRAPSARSQPSRSGSAASTCSSVNTAMVATVPPPAGEYSQTDPGSRSGRLAFPTGGPADQLDNTNEVLGDLMFRSWIIAVVAAGGLAVGAPAAAVAAPGPGSIATTSACPSGSYENSSGTCVPRPNNSDTDVSAVCQDGSHSHSQHRSGTCSGHGGVGQWCPCSFASGQPSTGRSPEADF, encoded by the coding sequence ATGCCGGCCAAAAACGTCGGAAACTTGACCGATCGGCGCAGGGCGCCGTCGGCACGCTCCCAGCCATCGAGGTCGGGCAGTGCGGCGTCTACTTGCTCGTCCGTTAACACAGCCATGGTTGCAACCGTACCGCCACCGGCCGGCGAATATTCGCAAACTGACCCGGGCAGCAGGTCTGGTCGGTTAGCCTTCCCGACTGGGGGTCCGGCTGATCAGCTGGACAATACGAATGAAGTGCTGGGGGACTTGATGTTTCGGTCTTGGATCATCGCTGTGGTGGCCGCCGGCGGCCTCGCCGTGGGCGCACCCGCTGCTGCTGTCGCAGCACCCGGGCCCGGGAGCATAGCTACCACCTCGGCGTGCCCGTCGGGCAGCTACGAAAACTCCAGCGGCACCTGCGTCCCACGGCCGAACAACTCTGACACCGACGTTTCGGCCGTCTGCCAGGACGGCTCCCATTCGCACAGCCAGCACCGCAGCGGGACCTGCTCGGGTCACGGCGGGGTGGGCCAGTGGTGCCCCTGCTCGTTCGCCTCCGGTCAGCCCAGTACCGGCCGTTCGCCCGAAGCCGACTTCTAG
- a CDS encoding 4a-hydroxytetrahydrobiopterin dehydratase, producing the protein MAVLTDEQVDAALPDLDGWERADGALRRSVKFPTFLAGIDAVRRIGEHAEAKDHHPDIDIRWRTVIFALVTHSEGGITQKDVDMARDIDGIVGG; encoded by the coding sequence ATGGCTGTGTTAACGGACGAGCAAGTAGACGCCGCACTGCCCGACCTCGATGGCTGGGAGCGTGCCGACGGCGCCCTGCGCCGATCGGTCAAGTTTCCGACGTTTTTGGCCGGCATCGACGCCGTGCGCCGCATCGGTGAGCATGCGGAAGCCAAAGATCACCATCCCGATATCGATATCCGCTGGCGCACAGTCATTTTCGCGCTGGTGACGCATTCCGAGGGCGGCATCACGCAAAAAGACGTCGACATGGCACGCGATATCGACGGGATCGTCGGCGGCTAG